Proteins encoded in a region of the candidate division KSB1 bacterium genome:
- a CDS encoding family 10 glycosylhydrolase — protein sequence MKRIVNSIILCLLFQQNLFSGGNQEFRATWVITWEHISAGKPAEQNKALVRKILDNHQKANMNAVLWQCRQSGTAYYNSSYEPWGYYAGYSNPGYDPLAYAVEEGHKRGMEVHAWFNVFQASSTQPGAPAAVHPEWICRDRDGNPMTSSICLSPGLAAVREYTIKVAMEIVRNYDIDGLHLDYVRWNEYSSPMAFLNKPGAEESLLDGMISEAQLEILHQNSGSRYLYDIEHPYSAGVPQGFSSWEEWWRWSVTEFVRTLHDSIQAVKPWVRLSVAALGRYNWGPWQGYGDVYQDAALWFNEGYIDQLTPMHYHWTTGQGFYDMLVGNPPQCWGPFIQKGIAEGRLYSVGPGSYVFADQKVWYRHPEVIDRVRTIPWVDGFQFFSYGSWDDYNYWEEAGQTFFSRKTKIRPTKLVHANPPDAPSIAITKLDSLNYQITVTPNPSVKSNMRFAIYRSPDNNIDLDNDEILDIHFGAEGYSFVDRFTGTQDYNGSYYYAATALDRYWNESAASNIVRSDPIPSLPPRIVATDPAEGDTIAVNRPILFYFSKTMDNGTFANAISIVPPIELEPLVWNAANKSLKLDVKGNFAFDTEYVITISPLATDVNGRALDGNGDGIPGDAFSLRFRTKAYDNVGPIVASSYPELSGATMDFDVDDVVSIVFDELINPATVLDTTLVIMKDGEKIKTHTMVTAVGDRSVINTKGYEALLPATDYFLLLRNTIQDTTGNLMISSWEVPFRTAQERYIEIKLIDNFTNTGYWEQPSYSGSTSGIVVANTSFGYSKDIYLPGSATAPVHRRSAFINYQWMETPPSEGYLLREYLSNGAPRDVRFDNSYILQCYVYGDGSRNKFRFSLREVEGQGYPLEVSKWVTIDWYGWKLLEWDLSDPNSVGSWLGNEKMDGKSYYVDSFQLTHDNTGAISGRIYVDNLRVVKKSAEPVHVQPSPSFLAESFRLLQNYPNPFNPTTTIPFELPNSGRVNLKVYDLLGRTVAILVDEQREAGYHEVQFDGRQLPSGIYFYRLEFEGQSEHRQMLLIK from the coding sequence ATCAAAAGGCGAATATGAATGCGGTGCTGTGGCAATGTCGGCAGAGTGGGACCGCCTACTACAATTCATCCTACGAACCATGGGGCTATTACGCTGGTTACAGTAACCCTGGTTATGATCCTTTGGCCTACGCCGTGGAAGAAGGGCACAAGCGGGGGATGGAGGTGCATGCCTGGTTCAATGTATTTCAAGCATCATCCACTCAGCCTGGAGCGCCGGCTGCGGTCCATCCAGAATGGATCTGCCGGGATCGTGACGGCAATCCGATGACATCTTCTATCTGTCTGTCGCCAGGCCTCGCTGCTGTGCGCGAATACACCATCAAGGTGGCCATGGAGATCGTGAGAAACTATGACATCGATGGTCTGCATCTCGATTATGTTCGCTGGAACGAATATTCCAGCCCGATGGCATTTTTGAATAAACCTGGGGCAGAAGAGAGCTTGTTGGATGGTATGATTTCGGAGGCACAGCTTGAAATTTTGCATCAAAATTCTGGGTCTCGCTATCTTTATGATATCGAGCATCCGTATAGCGCAGGCGTGCCACAAGGATTTTCCTCATGGGAAGAGTGGTGGCGCTGGTCGGTGACGGAGTTTGTCCGTACGCTGCACGACTCGATCCAAGCGGTCAAGCCCTGGGTTCGGCTTTCAGTCGCCGCATTGGGGCGCTACAATTGGGGCCCATGGCAAGGCTATGGTGATGTGTATCAGGACGCGGCGCTCTGGTTCAACGAGGGCTATATCGATCAACTAACGCCAATGCACTATCATTGGACCACTGGCCAGGGGTTTTACGATATGCTGGTAGGAAATCCCCCGCAATGTTGGGGACCATTTATTCAAAAAGGGATCGCAGAGGGTCGTTTGTATAGCGTGGGACCCGGTTCTTATGTGTTCGCCGATCAAAAAGTATGGTATCGCCATCCCGAGGTAATCGATCGCGTCCGGACTATTCCATGGGTGGATGGTTTCCAATTTTTCAGCTATGGGAGCTGGGATGATTACAATTACTGGGAAGAAGCAGGTCAAACTTTTTTCAGTCGCAAAACCAAAATTCGTCCAACCAAGCTGGTTCACGCCAATCCCCCTGATGCGCCATCGATTGCTATCACCAAACTGGATTCTCTGAATTATCAGATCACGGTGACGCCGAACCCATCGGTGAAATCCAATATGAGATTCGCCATTTATCGGTCTCCTGATAATAACATCGATTTAGATAACGACGAAATCCTTGATATTCACTTTGGGGCCGAGGGTTATTCCTTTGTCGATCGGTTTACTGGCACTCAGGATTATAATGGAAGCTATTACTACGCTGCTACGGCGCTGGATCGCTATTGGAATGAGTCTGCCGCTTCCAATATCGTAAGAAGCGATCCCATTCCTTCCCTGCCGCCGAGGATCGTTGCGACGGATCCAGCCGAAGGCGATACTATCGCTGTCAATCGGCCAATTCTCTTCTACTTTTCGAAGACCATGGACAATGGTACTTTCGCCAACGCGATCTCGATCGTTCCCCCAATTGAATTGGAGCCGCTGGTCTGGAATGCGGCCAATAAATCGTTGAAGCTGGATGTGAAAGGCAATTTTGCATTCGATACCGAATATGTGATTACAATCAGCCCATTAGCCACTGATGTGAATGGTCGGGCGCTCGATGGCAATGGCGATGGCATTCCAGGGGATGCTTTTTCCCTCCGGTTTCGGACAAAGGCTTACGATAACGTCGGTCCTATTGTGGCATCAAGCTACCCAGAGTTGAGCGGCGCAACAATGGATTTTGACGTCGATGACGTGGTAAGCATCGTATTCGACGAGCTGATCAATCCCGCTACAGTTTTGGACACGACATTGGTGATCATGAAGGACGGCGAAAAAATCAAAACACATACCATGGTAACTGCAGTGGGCGACCGATCGGTGATCAACACGAAGGGATATGAGGCGCTTCTGCCAGCTACTGATTATTTCCTGCTGCTCCGAAACACCATTCAGGATACGACTGGTAATCTGATGATTTCGAGCTGGGAGGTTCCCTTTAGAACCGCGCAGGAGCGATACATCGAGATCAAGCTGATTGACAATTTCACCAACACGGGTTACTGGGAACAGCCGAGTTATAGCGGATCGACCTCCGGCATCGTTGTGGCTAATACCTCGTTCGGCTATTCGAAAGATATTTATCTCCCTGGATCGGCTACGGCGCCGGTGCATCGGAGATCCGCGTTTATCAATTACCAATGGATGGAAACCCCGCCATCCGAAGGTTACTTGCTCCGCGAGTACCTGTCCAATGGTGCGCCGCGCGATGTGCGATTCGACAATAGCTATATCCTCCAATGCTATGTGTATGGCGACGGCAGCCGGAACAAATTTCGATTTTCGCTCCGCGAGGTCGAAGGCCAAGGTTATCCCCTTGAAGTTTCTAAATGGGTGACTATTGATTGGTATGGCTGGAAGCTACTGGAATGGGACTTGAGCGATCCAAATAGTGTTGGTTCCTGGCTGGGGAATGAGAAGATGGATGGCAAATCCTATTACGTCGATAGTTTCCAATTGACGCATGACAATACTGGTGCGATATCAGGCCGAATTTATGTTGATAATCTGAGAGTGGTCAAAAAATCTGCAGAACCGGTTCATGTGCAACCTTCTCCTTCGTTTCTGGCCGAGTCGTTTCGATTATTGCAGAATTACCCGAATCCTTTTAATCCAACAACTACGATCCCATTTGAGCTGCCGAATTCAGGACGGGTGAACCTCAAAGTTTACGATTTGTTGGGAAGAACCGTCGCCATTTTAGTTGATGAGCAGCGGGAAGCTGGCTATCACGAAGTCCAATTCGATGGTCGGCAACTGCCAAGTGGCATATATTTCTATCGGCTTGAATTTGAGGGCCAATCTGAACATCGCCAGATGCTGCTGATCAAATAA
- a CDS encoding family 10 glycosylhydrolase produces the protein MVRKLCIFTFLLHISIIVSNSFASAIPKREFRGAWIATIVNLDWPSAPGLSSDQQRAELCRLLDQLHDVGINAIILQVRPECDAFYPSPFDPWSYYLTGKQGKAPSPYYDPLEFAIREAHQRGMELHAWFNPYRAVREIGAYPLDPGHVSNRHPDWTIQIGSIKVLNPGLSSVRNYVTAVIMDVVRRYDIDGVHFDDYFYPYPPNSITNQDDAAFANDPRGFTDRGEWRRDNVNLLIQMVHDSIQAVKPFIKFGVSPFGIWKNGVPPGTTGFDAYNEIYADAVAWLNHQWVDYLAPQLYWPFGGAQDYGKLLPWWASQTNGRHLYPGLAIYKISGWSTSEVPNQIRLNRQTSGVSGNIFFRTTHVIANLKGFTDSLKNDLHRYPAVQPIMAWKDVLPPNPPGQLGYAPLTSYGPPMLQWQQGFRAADGDSGYRFVIYRSKRPDFLPDELEDAQNIIAIVGDRHFAPPIPGFESDPYYYLVTALDRNANESQPSQTIAIYPPGPPTLVFPNDGSDTVPQSVRLEWRYQPDASHFHLQLAKDADFTYPLLVDRANIPDTFSFVTGLSAQTCYYWRVRAANAGGCGDFSRAYRFITGFPKPPVLVYPANQAVDVPIEPVFIWQSVANAESYQLQTAKNSTFLPGAIVVDSSGIIDTTFAGAKLSANRFYYWRVRATNWIGSGEWSEVYKFKTVLLSNVLASEPTPSFRLYPNHPNPFNAKTTIEFDLAQSMPVKVKVFDSLGREIFIIVDDIRPAGKHQLIFDGSALPSGIYLYSIKVGSLVAFGKMLLLK, from the coding sequence ATGGTAAGGAAGCTTTGCATCTTCACCTTTCTTTTGCATATATCGATAATTGTTTCTAACAGTTTTGCCAGTGCAATACCGAAGCGGGAGTTCCGCGGCGCTTGGATCGCAACGATCGTTAATTTGGATTGGCCTTCCGCCCCTGGCCTCAGCTCGGATCAGCAACGGGCTGAGCTATGCCGATTATTGGATCAATTGCACGATGTTGGTATCAATGCGATCATCTTACAGGTTCGGCCAGAATGTGATGCCTTCTATCCATCGCCGTTCGATCCCTGGTCGTATTACTTAACAGGCAAACAGGGAAAGGCCCCGAGTCCCTATTATGATCCGCTTGAATTCGCGATTCGAGAGGCGCATCAGCGCGGCATGGAACTGCACGCTTGGTTCAATCCCTATCGCGCTGTACGCGAAATTGGAGCGTATCCCCTTGATCCTGGCCATGTGAGCAACCGTCATCCGGATTGGACCATCCAGATCGGCTCAATTAAGGTTCTGAACCCTGGTTTATCCAGCGTTCGGAACTATGTAACCGCAGTAATTATGGATGTGGTCCGACGCTATGATATTGACGGCGTGCATTTCGATGACTACTTTTATCCATATCCTCCAAACAGCATCACGAATCAAGACGATGCGGCGTTCGCCAATGATCCTCGTGGATTTACGGATCGCGGTGAGTGGCGACGGGACAATGTCAATTTGTTGATTCAAATGGTGCACGATAGCATTCAAGCGGTGAAGCCATTCATCAAATTTGGTGTTAGTCCATTTGGAATTTGGAAGAATGGGGTTCCACCAGGGACGACTGGTTTTGATGCGTATAACGAGATCTATGCCGACGCCGTGGCTTGGTTGAATCATCAATGGGTCGATTACCTGGCGCCACAGCTCTACTGGCCATTCGGCGGAGCTCAGGATTACGGCAAATTATTACCCTGGTGGGCGTCGCAGACTAATGGCCGACATCTTTATCCGGGCCTTGCAATCTATAAAATCAGCGGCTGGAGCACTTCGGAAGTGCCGAACCAAATCCGATTGAATCGACAGACCAGTGGCGTCTCTGGCAATATTTTTTTCCGCACCACGCATGTGATCGCGAATCTGAAAGGGTTCACTGATTCATTGAAAAACGATTTGCATCGCTATCCGGCCGTTCAACCGATCATGGCTTGGAAAGATGTCCTGCCTCCCAATCCGCCAGGCCAACTGGGGTATGCTCCGCTCACTTCATACGGCCCACCGATGCTTCAATGGCAGCAGGGATTTCGTGCTGCTGATGGCGACAGCGGGTATCGATTTGTGATCTACCGCTCGAAAAGACCGGATTTTCTGCCAGACGAGCTTGAGGATGCCCAGAACATCATTGCGATTGTTGGCGACCGCCATTTTGCGCCCCCAATTCCTGGCTTCGAGTCTGATCCATATTATTATTTAGTGACCGCATTGGATCGAAACGCGAATGAGAGTCAACCCAGTCAGACCATTGCCATCTATCCCCCTGGGCCGCCGACGCTGGTTTTTCCGAACGATGGGAGCGATACGGTGCCCCAATCCGTTCGATTGGAATGGCGTTATCAGCCCGATGCATCACATTTTCATTTGCAATTGGCCAAGGATGCGGATTTCACCTATCCTTTGCTGGTGGATCGCGCTAACATACCTGATACGTTTAGCTTTGTTACTGGATTATCGGCGCAAACTTGTTATTATTGGCGGGTACGAGCAGCCAATGCTGGAGGTTGTGGGGATTTTTCTCGGGCTTATCGGTTTATCACAGGCTTTCCAAAACCGCCAGTATTGGTTTACCCAGCAAATCAGGCGGTCGATGTCCCAATCGAACCGGTTTTCATTTGGCAGTCGGTGGCAAACGCCGAGAGCTACCAATTGCAGACCGCGAAAAATAGTACCTTCCTGCCCGGTGCCATCGTCGTCGATAGCAGTGGCATTATCGACACCACCTTTGCTGGAGCAAAATTAAGTGCCAATCGGTTTTATTATTGGCGGGTGCGGGCGACCAATTGGATTGGCAGTGGTGAATGGTCGGAAGTCTATAAATTTAAGACAGTGCTTTTAAGCAACGTGCTGGCCTCAGAACCAACTCCATCGTTTCGGCTTTACCCCAACCATCCGAACCCTTTCAATGCCAAAACCACCATTGAATTCGATTTGGCACAATCGATGCCAGTGAAGGTAAAAGTTTTTGATTCGCTGGGTCGTGAAATATTCATCATAGTGGATGATATTCGACCTGCTGGAAAGCATCAATTGATTTTTGACGGATCAGCGTTGCCATCAGGAATTTACCTTTACTCTATCAAAGTTGGATCATTGGTTGCCTTTGGCAAAATGCTTTTGTTGAAATGA